ATGGGCCAGGCTGAGCGGGCGCCGCGCCGCGCCGGCCCCGACCCCCGAACAGGCGGTGGACCATGCCTGAACAGACTCCCCTCCCGGCGTCCGCACCCATGCTGGAAGTGGACGGCCTAGGCATCCGCTTCGGGGGCAACCACGCGGTGCGTGACGTGAGCGCCGCGCTGCCCGCCGGGCAGATCACAGCCATCATCGGGCCGAACGGAGCAGGCAAGAGCACCTTCTTCAACCTCATCTCGGGCTTCTATGTGCCCACTTCGGGGCGTATCCGCTTCCAGGGTGAGGACATCACGCGCCTGAGAACCCATCAGGTCGTCGCGCGCGGCATCGCCCGCACCTTCCAGACGACCACCATCTATAAGGAACTCAGCGTGCTGGACGGCGTGATGATCGGGCACCGGGTCCGCACGCGCGCCGGGCTGCTCGACGCCCTGCTGCGTACCGGCCGCGAGCGCCGCGACGAGGAGGGCAGCCGCGACGGCGCGATGGCCGCCCTGGCCCGCGTGGGCCTCGCCGACCAGGCCGAAC
This genomic stretch from Deinococcus sp. Leaf326 harbors:
- a CDS encoding ABC transporter ATP-binding protein, with the translated sequence MPEQTPLPASAPMLEVDGLGIRFGGNHAVRDVSAALPAGQITAIIGPNGAGKSTFFNLISGFYVPTSGRIRFQGEDITRLRTHQVVARGIARTFQTTTIYKELSVLDGVMIGHRVRTRAGLLDALLRTGRERRDEEGSRDGAMAALARVGLADQAERPAGALTQEGQKRVGIAMALASNPHLLLLDEPAAGMNPEETVRLMALIRELVAGGLTVALVEHKMSLVMGLADHILVLHHGQKIAQGTPAQVSRDPAVVEAYLGSHAHGGQMGQATADPASTGAPHA